The Anopheles gambiae chromosome 2, idAnoGambNW_F1_1, whole genome shotgun sequence genomic sequence ACGGCGCAATATCATCATCAATACCCGGCAATCCCAGTCCACCCGTGGTTGAATTCTGGTCAATTCGTTTCGCCATGAAGATAATGTATCTCATGAGGGAAAGGCGTATGGGAATCGGGGAAATCATTTTAAGGccaaatttgaaacaaaagcTTCGTTTCCCATTCTGCAAGTAAAAACTCTGAAATGCAAGAAAGTTAAACGAGAAGCGATCCTATACTGGATCAGATCCCCGCAGGTGGTGGGCCGAGTACAGAGCAACTAGTGTATGCGAGGAGAGGCGACAAAATATTCATCAGCTGAagtgaaaaatggcaaacacaAAATGGACAAATAAATATGGAAACTGAAACAAGATTTAAGAAAAAGAGCTTTAATTAGTCGTACGTTATTGACCGGTGATCGGTGACCACCAATGCCCAAGCACGTGGTACGAACGATCGTCAGTGtgaagcaaagaaagaaacagcaattgcatacttttaggcggtTTCTACGAAGGATGATCGAACGTCAATGTGTGTACCTACTAGAAAACTTGAACTTCCGTTTCGTATTACTAGGATaactttttattttcaaagctGATTTTGAGGTTTCGAGTAactcgtttttttgtgatttgtttacatttaagaGTAACGCTCTGTTGTTGATCTAAAGATGATTAACTTCAATGCGTGATTGTGATTCCCGCTTGCATGGTTTTGTAAAAAATGCCATTCGTCTTTCGTCCTGCCCCTTCTCGCTTCGGTTTTGTAGGCTATAAAGCACTGGAGGTGCCATGGCGTGAGATAGTTCGTTTGATGCTAATATTagtttgttgctgtttctaACAATCTACCCTTGCTCTCTActaagcaaacacacacttgtTTGCTTTGAACTTCGAATTGTCGGATTCTCCAGAGCCTACTAGAACAATAGTGAATTGCTTTCTAGAACGCTAATGCTACACGCTGCGCGCAAATTCACTGCGCAGACCAATTTGATAAAGAGCAATAAGTGAATGTTTTATAACTTCTATTACCATTTCATCTATTTAGTCTATGAAAGTTCATGTGTGACATGTGTGGTCTGTAAAGTTTTGCTGTTGGCAGTTTTGCTTTCTATGTTTTATCCCAGGCATTGCGGTGTGTAAACAATTTGTAATACAACTGAAGCATTTCGCTGCACGATCGTCCCCCACCATTCCCGTTAATCGCCAATTAGGTTTCGTTTTacagtaatgttttttttaaattaaattgcttTTATTTGGTGATTTTGCTTAGCGTTGCGAAAAGgagttattttgtttttcttctatctCTGAAGTTTTGGTTTGTCCAACGAAATTTACAACCTCATTGGCTCCAAAATGCTAGAATGCCGAAAAAACATCACGGAGCGTTACGCACGAATGATTAAACatattattacaaaaaaaaacaacaaaaacacgttAAAACACAATTCATATCCAGGAGGAATTATCAATCGGGTGAATTCTAGATCCAAACCCCGAATAAAGgatcgttgtttgttttttttatatcttgcTTTGTAAACGTGTCGAACACGACATTAATCTCGCACGAAACCACGGGCTTGAGTcgatttgtgtttgtttgaattcaACGAATCCATTGCTTTTGAACGACCGATCATGTTACGTGTTACCATGGCGACGAAATGGCATGTGCTTTTAATTTGTTCGTCTTGTTTTGTTCtcgtgttgttgctgttgttgttgcttgcgTTCGGAAGGCCTGCGCGTTTTTGTAGTCGCTGTGTATTTGGGCGTTTGTGATACGACAACGGCGTTCTTAGTTCGGCGTTGGCATCGTTTTCAGACGCTCGAAGGCAGCCTTCTCGAGCGCTTCACGATGGTCGGGATGCGCAATCTGAATCAATGCGTAAGCACGTTGGCGCAAGCTGCGTCCGAACAGGTTAGCAATGCCGTACTCAGTGACGACGTAATGGACATGAGCTCGGGAGGTTACCACACCGGCACctggatgaaaaaaaaagaacatacgTCGCATTAAGTCACCTTCTCACATTCGCGTCGCCGGTTGCATTGACGATACTTACCAGGTTTGAGAATGGGCGAAATTTTACTCTGGCCCTTGTTCGTGACGGACGGTAGCGCAATGATTGGTTTGCCCTTGCCATCGAATCCTTCGGCCGCACCGCGGATAAAGTCTACCTGTCCGCCGAAGCCGGAGTACATGCGTGTGCCGATCGAATCCGCACACACCTGCCCGGTGAGATCGACCTCGATGGCCGAGTTGATGGCCGTCATCTTGGGGTTGCGCGAGATAATGCCAACATTGTTGACGTAGTTGATCTCCAACATTTCTGTACGTACGATGGACAATGCAAAACCGAATGTCATACCCTTCTTTACCTACAACACTCCTGCAACAATCTCTATCTCGCTTACCAATGAACGGATTATTGTCCACGAAGTCGTACAGCTTCTTGGTGCCGATCAGGAACGAACCGACGATACGACCCCGATGGAACGTTTTCTTGTCGTTGGTGACGCAACCTTTGCGCACCAGGTCGACCACACCGCCGGCAAACATCTCAGAATGGATACCCAGATCCTTGTGGTTGTGCAGTGCGTTCAGTACCGCGTCCGGAATGTTGCCGATGCCCATCTGCAGCGTGGCACCATCCTCGACCAGATTCTCTGCGATCAGTTGGCCGATTTTGGTCTCGACATCCGACATCGCGTGCCCACCATGCTCGGGCAGCGGGATATCCACATTGACTGCGTAATCGAAATGCGACTGGTGGATGATACCGTCACCGAACGTGCGCGGCATCTGCTTGTTCACCTGGGCGATGATGACTTTCGAGTTTTCCAGCGCCGCACGCACACAGTCCACACTGGTGCCGAGCGTGCAGTAGCCGTGGTTGTCCGGTGGCGACACCGACACGATTGCCACATCCGGCTGGATGAGCTTGCGCCGGAACAGCAGCGGAATTTCGTGCAGGAAGATCGGGACCGCATCACCGCGACCATCGGCCACGGCTGCCCGCACGTTGCCGCCCATGAACAGTGACTTCGAGCGGAACACGTCCTTGCACTCGGGTTTGCAGTACGAAGCCGGCCCTTCGGTGTGCATGTGCGTCACGGTGATGTCGCGCAGATTGTTCTCCATGCCGTGCTTGGTCATCGCATCGAGCAGATGGACCGGGGTGGCCGCTGCACCCTGCGCGAACACAATGTCCCCTAGAAGTAGGAAAACAGTTATCGATATTACcatgaaatgtaaaatgaaGCGTTTCCtctattttaaaaatcaaccttaCATTATTCAGACACTCAGAGCAAACGTAACAATTGACATTTTGAATCGGAATATTGACAAAAAAACTGTGAAAGACTCCGAGAACACAAGTTTTCGTACATTTCGGACGTAGAGTCTAGTCACACAACCATATAATCTTAGACCATCGTAGACCAATGGCTGCTTTGCAGTGGATAGGCCGTATCTTATCACTCACTTTAAATTGCTCCCCTCCAACCAGTGAGCAGTAAAGTTAGACAGTACAGTACAACCCGCACATGCCAACGGGCAAACATTATTCTAGAAAACAGACTATCTTAGACCCTGACAGGAAGAGTTCAACAAACGCCGAAAAGTAGAAATAAGATTGACCTTCTTCCTACGGATTACGTGCTATCCGTCCTTGTCcatgaaatagaaaaaaaaacctaacgcCTGGCCTTATCTCAGTCGTGAGTAACACATTTATCGGGCGGGCTTTATCTATTAGGAGCTATAGTTTAAACAGTATTGAAGTATCTGTTCTGTTGAGATATTTTCCGATTTCTCTTCCAGCACATTAATACGCGAGCAAAACACGCACGTGCCGGATGAAATTGCAAGCGTCCTTGCGTGCGCTGGTGAAGCGTGATATCAAGCGCAAAAGTGATGACTTCAAAATTAGATGGCACATTAGATGCATAATAAAATACTGCAGTTAAGTGGGCAAGCAACTTAGATATGCAACTTTGAATTTGTACAGAACCGAACGCCATGTTTCGAAATATCATTCGTACGACCGTATGTGACTTTTTGCCTTCTAGATCGGTGTCGGTAACCCGTCGCAACGCCGGTACGTGGCTTGATGATGAGAAGCATGCGAAGAGCGATGGGGAAAGGGTTTTGCATAATTAAGCATTCGTAGCCAGCTCCAAACGTACAAGGGGTAGCAACAGGGCATGTGGATTGGcggtgtatctgtgtgttctgtgcgcacaacaaccacacatGCACCAGcagctatgcccattttataTCGAAACGTCTACAATGTGACTGCAGTTTATGGTTCGAAGCATATTGCGGTTGCATGACATTTGGCTTTCACGAAATAATTTCATAGGTACTTTACCAATTATACAACACTAATGACCGTTTCTCCATTTTTAGCTATCACATTTCGAATAACTTCGATTCGACAATTTCAGCAAAAGCAGTGCGTCAGACAGCATTCTAACGCGTCATCAGCAAGGAAAAActggtttgtgttgtgttgttctttttatAGTCGCGACACTCgaagaacacacacattctctgCATCTTTAGCCGGAATGGTTAAAAACCGGATCGCTTCAATATACGGTGGGAGTAATAATGATCTGTGTGGCGATGCTATTCCTAGCCACATCACTGCCCGAGGGCGCGGTTTTGATGCGTCAAGGGCAAGGAACTATTCCCTGTCTGTTTAACGTACACACAGCGTGTCTCTAGTTGACCTAGAAACGTACGGCCGTTATTTGTTTCGTGCTTTTGGCCGACCTTGGTCTATGAAAAGACTCTACTAGAGTTAGCTACCCCTGTACATCGCGGTAACATGCCAGATGTCGCCTCACTTCCGGAGCGCAAATAGTAATGCAAATTGGATAAACAAGCACATATCGCTCATATTTCCAGCCGGTACACTTGTGCCGCAAATTTGCGCCAATTGAGTTATCATGCAATTAGGACCTCCGAAGCACAAATCACGTTTGAGTTAACACTCTCCGAGGTGATGTTTTGGCATTTGATGCCAAATGAACGTTAATGGACGGCTGTTTTATCGTGATGCGTGAGCGCAGAAAGACGGCTATCTTTGATCCGAAACCTTTCCTCAAACACGATATCGTAAAGTTTTAGGAGTTATTTGAGGTTCGAGTGCTGCCATCCAACTGCTACCGATGACGGTGTGTAACAAGCTTCAATGTAAACAGTTCTATCGAAGAATAAAAATGACTGTCGTAGCAAGCGCCATGCATGTATTTGTTCTACCATCGACGCATCTCGTCTCTCTCGATGTTCAAAGTCCAAAAGCATCGCTAATcaagtttgttgttgtgtgcgctATACCATTCCCAACTGAGAACAAACTCCACCAGAGGCGGCACATACCGACGTGCCTTTATAACTCCCCTGATTGCGTTTTGCTTAGGGTCAAAGGAGGAACGGGCAGCTGTAGTTGAACAgtgaaaaataatgtaaactGTGGCCTTTGTACTCTGATGATAGCATTAAGTAGGCCAGGAGAGTTTTTACACCGCACGATTATGTATGCCTCACCGTCGCCGATTGGTCAGTGACACGGGACCTAACGAAGTCCAAATTCATCCCACAGTAACGCATTGCTagatgaaagtgaaatttttCGCTTCGGGAGAGGGGGCACGTGGGGGCACGTTCGAGGGGAAAGCGGTGCGTGCAAAATCATGGCAGGCGAAATAAACACGGCATTGCGTAACGGCGCACGATTAATTTAATACGTATGCCGTCTCGTTCGCTGTGCTGCCTGTGTCGAGTGCGCGGAGGGAAAGGATCCGGCTAGCTCTATTCTGGTTTCTCGGCACGAGCATTCgaacagcacaacacacacacacgtacaaatatcgtcatcatcatcgtcatcaacaTCTTCATCGTCCAGTATCTATGGAATTCGCCATGGAAGGAGTTTCTTGGCACCGCGGCCGTGAAACTACCCctaaaaacgcacacacgaaGCACAAACATccacacttacacacataaACGGTGCGTTACCTGATTTGATAACTTTGACGGCTTCCTCCGCCGTGGTGTACTTGGGCTCACGCTCGAGCGGCTGCGAAATTTGGTTCGAGTAGGTAAAGTAGGAATTCCGCTGCGTGGCCGCCGCCACCAACCGATGGGAGGCATTGCCGGTGAGCAACCGGGGAGCGAATCGGAGTGCAGCAAATGAGGACATTTTTGAGCTTTAATTAATCACACCAAAACAACACAgagacaaacacacgcactaGCCAACAGTAAGTTGCTGCCTCAGCTCTGTAGATTTTCTGCGACGGTCTAATTTTGCGCGAGAGCTTGCACTGCCGAAACTGTTTGCTCCCAGTCGGAGAGTTATGCGAAcgaatttgttttcattcaatCGCTGCCTGTCAATGGTGTGTGACGTTTGCTGTAGCCATTTGATGCGTGCTTTGACCAGATGTGCTGTTTACACAGTTCATTATGGCCACGCAGCAGGCAATCTCATTCCCACTGTTATGGGTTAGATTCTTTTGACCAATTTATTTCAAAGATGAACCAGTAGTGCGGATTTAACGAAGAAGTTTGAATTTTGCTTGTGTAAACCGTTACGTTTTTGGTATTCAAGCATGTAAAGTATTTCGCGTCGTGTTACATGACGCAATTTTTGGCTTTGAATGAGGAATTAAATGGTGTTCGTCATGATcaagaaacataaaatcaaaGACCCGATAGTGTATTTACATTCgttctatttatttatacttCTGTGCCGTCCACTTTAAAGTTTATTGTATTCCGTACCAAATACACCTAACATTACACGTATCGTTCTATCGCCAAAAACAGGGACAGCGGGACAATGCTAACAATTAACATTATC encodes the following:
- the LOC1274541 gene encoding 4-hydroxybutyrate coenzyme A transferase; protein product: MSSFAALRFAPRLLTGNASHRLVAAATQRNSYFTYSNQISQPLEREPKYTTAEEAVKVIKSGDIVFAQGAAATPVHLLDAMTKHGMENNLRDITVTHMHTEGPASYCKPECKDVFRSKSLFMGGNVRAAVADGRGDAVPIFLHEIPLLFRRKLIQPDVAIVSVSPPDNHGYCTLGTSVDCVRAALENSKVIIAQVNKQMPRTFGDGIIHQSHFDYAVNVDIPLPEHGGHAMSDVETKIGQLIAENLVEDGATLQMGIGNIPDAVLNALHNHKDLGIHSEMFAGGVVDLVRKGCVTNDKKTFHRGRIVGSFLIGTKKLYDFVDNNPFIEMLEINYVNNVGIISRNPKMTAINSAIEVDLTGQVCADSIGTRMYSGFGGQVDFIRGAAEGFDGKGKPIIALPSVTNKGQSKISPILKPGAGVVTSRAHVHYVVTEYGIANLFGRSLRQRAYALIQIAHPDHREALEKAAFERLKTMPTPN